A region from the Brassica napus cultivar Da-Ae chromosome C8, Da-Ae, whole genome shotgun sequence genome encodes:
- the LOC125591798 gene encoding uncharacterized protein LOC125591798, with protein sequence MKLNPAKCTFGVTSGEFLGYIVTQRGIEAKPKQITAILDLPSAKNTREVQRLTGRIAALNRFISRSTDKCLPLYELLRGNKRFVWDEKCEEAFNQLKHYLTTPLVLSKPKVGDTLSLYIAVTSSAVSSVLIREDYGEQKPIFYTSKRMTEPETRYPTLENMALAIITSARKIRPYFQSHTIEVLSNQPLRTVMQNTNQSGRLTKWAIELSEHDIMYKNRTAAKSQVLADFLIELTPELEQDLVLPSLSWILHSFSFDFPASNNEAEYESLIAGLRLAKAVKAKRINAYCDSQLVVSQFLGDYDVRNDRMDAYLKLVKDLTQDFEFFELTNVCADALAALGSKLHDQVKSTIPIHRIEKPSISPPTEQLAIAASIADAMDIDEEEPRTTEEQLEDWRTEFIACLSDGILPTEKWEARRLKRCSAHYVVMDGTLHRWTATKVLLRCIFGDETRLVMAETHEGAAGNHSGRRALALKVKSLGFYWPTMNADCESYVKKCDRCQRHASTIHSPTELLHTLTVPYAFMRWGMDIIGPMPSSRQKRFILVLTDYFTKS encoded by the exons ATGAAGCTAAATCCGGCAAAATGCACCTTCGGCGTCACGTCTGGAGAGTTCCTAGGTTACATTGTCACCCAGCGAGGCATCGAAGCAAAGCCCAAACAAATAACGGCTATCCTCGATCTCCCTAGTGCGAAGAACACCCGCGAGGTTCAGCGTTTAACCGGAAGGATTGCGGCACTGAACAGGTTCATCTCAAGATCCACTGACAAATGCCTCCCGTTATATGAGCtcttgcgaggaaataaaagaTTCGTTTGGGACGAAAAATGCGAGGAAGCTTTCAATCAACTGAAGCATTACCTAACGACACCTCTAGTTCTGTCGAAGCCCAAGGTCGGAGACACTCTATCCTTATACATTGCCGTCACCTCTTCGGCTGTTAGCAGCGTCCTAATACGAGAAGACTATGgcgaacagaaacctattttctacacCAGCAAGCGGATGACGGAACCGGAAACGAGATACCCAACCTTGGAAAATATGGCCCTAGCTATCATCACCTCGGCAAGAAAAATCAGACCTTATTTCCAATCGCACACTATCGAGGTGCTCTCCAACCAGCCCCTCAGGACGGTAATGCAAAACACCAACCAATCGGGAAGGTTAACAAAGTGGGCTATTGAGCTTAGCGAACACGACATCATGTACAAGAACCGCACAGCTGCTAAGTCGCAAGTTCTTGCTGATTTCTTGATCGAGCTAACGCCGGAGTTAGAACAAGATCTTGTGCTGCCAAGTCTGAGCTGGATACTGCAC TCGTTCAGTTTTGATTTTCCGGCATCCAACAACGAAGCCGAATACGAGTCTCTCATCGCAGGCCTTCGTCTCGCCAAAGCAGTAAAAGCTAAACGGATCAACGCATACTGTGACTCCCAACTCGTGGTAAGTCAATTTCTCGGAGACTACGACGTCAGGAACGATAGGATGGATGCTTACTTGAAACTCGTCAAAGATCTTACACAAGATTTTGAATTCTTCGAGCTAACGAACGTATGTGCAGACGCACTCGCAGCCCTTGGGAGTAAGCTACACGATCAGGTGAAAAGCACAATCCCAATACATAGGATTGAAAAGCCAAGCATCAGCCCCCCGACGGAACAACTTGCCATTGCAGCATCTATCGCCGACGCCATGGATATCGATGAAGAGGAACCTCGCACAACGGAAGAGCAACTCGAAGATTGGCGAACGGAATTCATCGCTTGCCTATCTGACGGGATACTACCTACAGAGAAATGGGAAGCAAGGCGGCTCAAAAGATGCAGTGCGCATTACGTCGTCATGGATGGAACACTCCATCGATGGACTGCAACCAAAGTACTCCTTAGGTGTATCTTTGGAGACGAAACAAGGCTGGTCATGGCCGAAACACATGAAGGAGCAGCAGGCAATCATTCAGGAAGACGAGCTCTCGCACTAAAAGTGAAAAGCCTCGGCTtctattggccaacaatgaacGCAGATTGCGAATCCTATGTCAAGAAATGCGATAGGTGCCAGCGACATGCTTCAACCATACACAGCCCGACAGAATTGCTCCACACCTTGACGGTGCCATACGCCTTCATGAGATGGGGAATGGATATAATCGGGCCAATGCCGAGTTCTCGACAGAAGAGATTCATCCTAGTCTTAACAGATTACTTcactaaatcataa